A segment of the Salvelinus namaycush isolate Seneca chromosome 42, SaNama_1.0, whole genome shotgun sequence genome:
gtacaacacacacctctgcaacaggtacaacacacacctctgcaacagggtacaacacacacctctgcaacagggtacaacacacacctctgcaacaggtacaacacacacctctgcaacagggtacaacacacacctctgcaacagggtacaacacacacctctgcaacagggtacaacacacacctctgcaacagggtacaacacacacctctgcaacagggtacaacacacacctctgcaacaggtacaacacacacctcttTCTCATTCAATGGGTTTTGATGAGACATGGAAAGAGGTTAGGAGAATGCAAATGACATTTTCCCAGTATGTTTGTTGGGTGAGCTGCTGAGGAGCCTCCCCAAGCCCTCTGACTCCCTCAGCAGGATCTGGGAACAACTGCAGCCCAGAGGAAGACATAGCAACTTGGGGTTACCTTGGAGACAGAACAGGAATCTGGATGTACTCTGCCAACGCAATGTCAATGAAGGGTTACCTTGAAGGCCCAGAATGTTAACCTGACAGCAGTACAAGAACTGAGCTAAAGGTACCTTCGTACTGGCACTATCACCGTGTGGACATATCTGAAATATCCCCTATGtactgcactacttctgatcagaGCCCTGTGTGACCCAGCCTGTGACTTTCACTGAGTGTCATTGATCATGTGTATTATAATGAGATTCATCTTAAAGTATAAAAGAAAATACAACTCCAACTGCagtacaaaatacattttatttttgtatttttgtattcaAGTTTCACATACAACACTGTTAAAAGCAAATAAGCATCATGGTTTTCTCAGTCCTTGACCGTCCATTATGCCTTTAGTAAACATTAAAACAACTTCCTGGGTTATACAGTCCAACAATGAACCCACTTTCATATCACAaacagttacaacacagtcaTTATAGTTCAGTCATGGAAAGTGTTCATGCAATGCAAACGTGTTAAATACAGAGTAACAAGTAAATGCAGTACGTTTTACATTTAATGCCAGAACCAATCACAACATGGGTACAGTTACAGTATAATATTGTGTATTATTGCATATAACATGGTTAGGGTCTATTAAACCTTAAGGTTAACAATTACATTTCAACACTCAAGCACTGTTTAAAAAGAAAACACTTAGGATAATGACGATTACACAAAATGTAGGTTCCATGGCACGGGGAAAGGTTATAACGACACGTTTTACTGAAATCCAGATGTGAAATGTAGCAATATGAGGTGGTAGTAGGAGTGTGTCTACTCGTCAGGCTTCCTCTTAGGTTTCTTGGGGTTGCGGGAGCGACTCTTGGCCTTACACAGTGGACAGATAGGAGCGTTACGATGGATCTGTTGGTGGCATGACAGACAGGCCTGGAGAGATGACAGAGATGTTAGTGTGTTATTACTATGTAGACACACAGACGTCAGTACAGTGTCATTTTTGTGTTGGTAcacagacaggggagaggagtgtgtatgtgtgtaccttCATAGGAGGGTGTGTACTGTGTACCTTCATGGGAGGAGGCTGTTGTCTGAAGGTGGCGGTCTGGCGGGCATCTTGTTTCCGGGAGACCTGGAGCTGTTGGGCCGCGGCAGCCGCTGCTGCAAGGGATTCTGGGATGGTGGGCTCATGAGGCTCCTTCTGCCACTCAGCCTTCTGCTTCTCAAAGTAACTATGGCAACAGAGATAGAAGATAGCACAGAGAAcagttgatgtgtgtgtgagtgtctgtgcgaccatgtgtgtgtgtgtgtgtgtgtgtgtgtataatgtgtactGACTCCAGAGAgagtttctcctcctcttcgttgAGGTTGGGCAGTCTGTGAAGGCCCAGGGTCATCCTCAGGGCATCTACATGTTCCTTCAGGGGTTTGTACTCATCATGGAGCCTCCGCGTCGTCTCCAGCAGCTTGTTCAGGTCGTTCTCCGACTGCTTTATAGTGCTCTCCatctggggaggagaaggagagaaatacATAAACTATTAAAGGGTAACTCAACCCCTTCACCTTTAAAAAATGCATTCAGGTGAGAAGTTATGGGTGGCGGGAATTGCTCATAAATATTCATTTTGGGGGTGTGTAAACGTAGTTGTGCCTGATCCCAACACTTTCTCACGAAATAAGATTTAGTCCACTGGTAGAACCCACAGACTGCACCACTAATCAGTTGTAGCAAGTTGCTATGACCACCATTGTTCTCTAGTTCTTGTTACAATGGATGTAGCTACGTATTAAATGTATAATGTATAATCCTCATagactacacccccccccccccccccccaaaaaaaaacagagagagaaggggagagagactaACCGGTGccgccgcacattgactctgccggtaccccctgtatatagcctccacattgactctgtgccggtaccccctgtatatagcctccacattgactctgtaccggtaccccctgtatatagtctccacattgactctgtaccggtaccccctgtatatagcctccacattgactctgtaccggtaccccctgtatatagcctccacattgactctgtgccggtaccacctgtatatagtctcgctattgttattttactgctgctctttaattacttgttccttttattccttattcttattcatattttttagactgcattgttggttag
Coding sequences within it:
- the LOC120035150 gene encoding zinc finger C4H2 domain-containing protein isoform X2, which translates into the protein MGDEQEIMCKLENIMEIRNKTVQMQKIKSRLKSEFESLESEEKHLKEYKQEMDLLLQEKMAHVEELRLIHADINVMESTIKQSENDLNKLLETTRRLHDEYKPLKEHVDALRMTLGLHRLPNLNEEEEKLSLDYFEKQKAEWQKEPHEPTIPESLAAAAAAAQQLQVSRKQDARQTATFRQQPPPMKACLSCHQQIHRNAPICPLCKAKSRSRNPKKPKRKPDE
- the LOC120035150 gene encoding zinc finger C4H2 domain-containing protein isoform X1; this encodes MGDEQEIMCKLENIMEIRNKTVQMQKIKSRLKSEFESLESEEKHLKEYKQEMDLLLQEKMAHVEELRLIHADINVMESTIKQSENDLNKLLETTRRLHDEYKPLKEHVDALRMTLGLHRLPNLNEEEEKLSLDYFEKQKAEWQKEPHEPTIPESLAAAAAAAQQLQVSRKQDARQTATFRQQPPPMKVHSTHPPMKACLSCHQQIHRNAPICPLCKAKSRSRNPKKPKRKPDE
- the LOC120035150 gene encoding zinc finger C4H2 domain-containing protein isoform X3, which gives rise to MQKIKSRLKSEFESLESEEKHLKEYKQEMDLLLQEKMAHVEELRLIHADINVMESTIKQSENDLNKLLETTRRLHDEYKPLKEHVDALRMTLGLHRLPNLNEEEEKLSLDYFEKQKAEWQKEPHEPTIPESLAAAAAAAQQLQVSRKQDARQTATFRQQPPPMKVHSTHPPMKACLSCHQQIHRNAPICPLCKAKSRSRNPKKPKRKPDE